The Pseudomonas viciae genomic interval GCGATGAAGCTAACGCGGTCTCCTGAAGGCCAAGGCGCCTGCATCGCGAGCAAGCTTTGCTCCCACGGTTAATCCATGCGCGATGATGAATCAAACAGCCTTGGCCGGGCTACGCAACGCCGCGATATCCCGCTTGGGTGGCGCGCCAAACAGGCGGGCGTATTCACGGCTGAACTGCGAGGGGCTTTCATAACCCACTTTGAAGGCCGCACTCGCCACGTCCACATAGTCGTTGAGCATCAAGCGTTTCGCTTCGTTCAACCGCAGCCACTTCTGGTACTGCAGCGGGCTCATCGCGGTCAGTTGACGGAAGTGGTGATGAAACGTGGGCGCGCTCATCTGTACCAGCGCCGCGAGGTCGTCCACGCGGATCTGCTCGGTGTAGTTCAACTTCAACCAATCGATGGCCTTGGCGATCCGGTGACCCTGGCTGTCCACCGAGGCGATCTGCCGCAGTCGGGCAGCCTGGTCGCTCATCAACAGCCGGTAGTGAATCTCGCGCTGGATCAGCGGCGCCAGTACCGGGATCGCTTCAGGTTCATCGAGCAGCATCAGCAGGCGCACGAACGGCTCCAGCAGTTCGGGCGTTACCGTACCGATCCCCGCGCCGATCCCGACGGGGCGATCACGACACGGCGCGATCTCACCCTGGGCGACCAGATCGGCCACCAGGCGCAGGTCGAGCCGCATGACCAGGCCCAGGCAGGGCTGTTCCGGGGCTGCCGCGATCACTTCGGAATTGGCCGGCAAATCCAGTGACGTCATGAAGAAACGCGTGGTGTCGTACCCATAGGCCTGGCCACCGATCCATACCTGTTTCACGCCTTGGGCCACGAGCACGATGCTCGGCCCGATCATGCAGGTGGCGGGCGGTGCAAGGGCTTCGCGTCGGAAGAAGGCGAGGCCGGCGATCGAGGTTTCGAAGTCGCCGGTTCCAGTGGTGCGGGCACCAATGAGGTCGGCGAGCGTCTCTTGTGGGGATCTGCGTTGAGTGGCCATATTGGGTTCAGGTGTCATCTCAGGTTAATAGCTCTGGGCAGAACATTAACCCGCCAAGCGAAGCGCTGCCTATATGCAGTCTGTGAAGTCACAGGATCAGGCAAGAACTCCAGCGAAATGCACTACCGGATATCGGGGGGGATCCCCGAAGATGCACATCAACGGTGACGTCAAGTATCGCTTCGTGATCGATAACGCGACCTTGGCTAGCTGATCTTCGAGGCCCGGTTGAGCAACGTTGACCGGGTTCTCGCACAACAATCTGAAGCA includes:
- a CDS encoding AraC family transcriptional regulator, with the protein product MATQRRSPQETLADLIGARTTGTGDFETSIAGLAFFRREALAPPATCMIGPSIVLVAQGVKQVWIGGQAYGYDTTRFFMTSLDLPANSEVIAAAPEQPCLGLVMRLDLRLVADLVAQGEIAPCRDRPVGIGAGIGTVTPELLEPFVRLLMLLDEPEAIPVLAPLIQREIHYRLLMSDQAARLRQIASVDSQGHRIAKAIDWLKLNYTEQIRVDDLAALVQMSAPTFHHHFRQLTAMSPLQYQKWLRLNEAKRLMLNDYVDVASAAFKVGYESPSQFSREYARLFGAPPKRDIAALRSPAKAV